In endosymbiont of Galathealinum brachiosum, the DNA window GGCTTCCCTGAAACTCGCATCAATGAACTTCAGGAAAATCGTGTTATACGCGAACAAATAAAACAGTCTTTAGAAAATGGCCTGCCCTGTTATGCCGAATGCGGTGGTTTAATGTATTTAAGCCGCAGCCTCAGCTGGAACGAGCAGAAAGGTGATATGGTTGGATTCATTCCAGCTGATTGCGTTATGCACAAAGCGCCTCAGGGCCGTGGTTACATTAAACTCGAAGAAACAGCCCATCACCCATGGGCAACATTTAAACCTACTCCAGAGCCTGTTATCGCGGGCCATGAATTTCATTATTCTGCGCTTGAAAATCTCGATGCGAATGTTAAATTTGCTTATCAGGTAAAGCGTGGTTCAGGTATCAATGGTAAGTCTGATGGAATCGTAATCAATAATACACTGGCCTGTTATGCTCACTTGCGCGACACAGCCGCCAACCACTGGGCACAACGTTTTATTCAGTTTGTGCAAGATTGTAAACAAAAAAACCGGAATTCTTAATATGAATATGATCAAATTAACACCCGCAGCCGCCAAGATGATAAAACATTCGGCCAAAGAAGGTAATCTGGATGGCTTACCACTACGCCTCGCCTGCACAAAAATGCAGGACGGTAGTTATCATTACGGCATGGGTTTTGATGATGTAAAAGAAGATGATATTACTCATACGTCTGAAGGCATTGACCTGATCGTATCAGTGACTGCCAATGAATTTATGAATGGCATGACCATTGATTATGTTGAAATTGAAGAAGGTAAAGAACAGTTTATTTTTATGAACCCGAATGATCCAGCTTACGTTAAACCAGCTGAATAAAAATGAGCTTTTGAGTAAACAGATAACATGTCATTTTCAGAACGTATTTATTATGAGGTTAAACAAATGTCCAACCGGCATTTGTTTAACTGTATTTCTGCGTTATTTATATTATTGCTTTCTCTGATACTTAGTAGTTTCTGGTTAGCAAATACAGAAACCAGCAAATCACTTGCTCTGAGTGTTCAGATAACATTAATCATTTCAATCTTTATCAGTATTTCCTATATAGCCCTGACTAATCAGAAAAAACAGTCATCAAATAGTCAGCAGCAACACAGGGCTCAACAAATTCTTTATAACATCACTACCGCTGTTAATACGGGACGTGAATTAAAAGAAATTTTGGGCCTTTTCTGCAAAAACACATACGAAGAATTACAGGCACTAAATGTTTCTGTGTGGCTAATCACTGAAAATAACTGGCTTGAATATATTACTGGCTCCGGAATTGATCCAAACATAGTCTCTCAACAAAAACGAATTAAAATTACCCGCGAACTCGCCAGTACATTAATTGAAAATTCGATTATTCATGACAATGAACACGTTACCCGCCTGGCTGAAATACTGCAGTGTGATGTTTCTGATGATAACCGTTCATATTATTTACCTCTGCACCACAATAATCGTACGTTAGGTGTTGTCAGAATAAAATCAAACCAGTTACCTATTATCAATCAAAACAATTTATATGAACTATTTTCTACATTAGCAGAGCAACTTTGCAACTCGATAGAAAAAGCCAAGCAGGATCAGGAATCTCGTCGCATGATCATTATGCAGGAACGTAGTTTGATTGCGAATGAACTACATGACTCATTGGCTCAAACACTGGCAAGTTTACGTTTTCAGGTGCGAGTACTTGATGAAACATTACAACCAACAGCTGAATATCAGTCCATTCGAGGTATAGAACAAGTTGAGAATAGCCTTGATGAAGCCTATTCTGATTTACGTGAATTAATAGCACATTGTCGAACACCTATAGATAAGCAGGGCCTCATACCTGCTGTTGAAAAAATTATTTCTCGCATGCGTAAAGACTCTGGAACACATATTCTACTGCAGAAAGAATGGGATGATTCTGACTTACCACCAAACCTTGAAATGCATATATTCCGTATTGTTCAGGAAGCGATGAACAATATTCGTAAACACAGTAACGCTCAAAATGTTCGCCTGATGTTTCGCTGTGATGAGCATGGACATCATCATATTTTGATAGAAAATGATGGCCGAGGATTTAAAATTCCCAAAGAAAATGACCACCCGGGAAAACACGTAGGTCTGAGCATTATGAGTGAACGTGCAAACTATCTGGGCGGTGAATTGCGGGTAGAAAGCGATCCGGATGAAGGCACTCGTATCGACCTTAATTTTACATATAGTAGTGATACAGATCATGACCCACTACAAAGACTATCGGAGATAAGCTCTTGAGTATGCGCGTATTAATTATTGATGACCACGCACTATTTAGAGTTGGCTTACAGGGCCTGCTTGAACAGCGAGGAATTGAAGTTATCGATGCGGTAGCTGAAGGATCAAAAGGCCTCATCCTAATTGACGAACTAAAACCGGATATCGTACTGCTTGATTTACGTATGCCGGATATGAGTGGTCTTGAAGTTTTACAGAAAGCCAAAGAACAAAAAGTTGAAATACCGATTGTAATGTTAACAACAAGTAATGAAGAGCAGGACCTTGTTGAAGCACTTAGAAATGGTGCTCAGGGTTACCTGTTAAAAGATATGGAACCGGATGAACTGGTTAGCGCTTTACGTGACATTGAAAAAGGTAAAAGTGTTGTTGCTCATGGACTCACTGATGTACTGGCCAAAATGGTTCAGGGTGACCCTATTGAAGTTAAACAAAAAGAAACGCCTTTCTCGGCACTCACTCCACGAGAACTTGAGATTTTATGTTTACTTGCTGACGGACAAAGCAATAAAGTAATCGCCAGAAATCTGGGC includes these proteins:
- a CDS encoding iron-sulfur cluster assembly accessory protein; its protein translation is MLTCATQPPTTGHNVLFSLCKIVNKKTGILNMNMIKLTPAAAKMIKHSAKEGNLDGLPLRLACTKMQDGSYHYGMGFDDVKEDDITHTSEGIDLIVSVTANEFMNGMTIDYVEIEEGKEQFIFMNPNDPAYVKPAE
- a CDS encoding two-component system response regulator NarL (two-component response regulator NarL; phosphorylated by NarQ; activates transcription of nitrate and nitrite reductase genes and represses transcription of fumarate reductase); the encoded protein is MSMRVLIIDDHALFRVGLQGLLEQRGIEVIDAVAEGSKGLILIDELKPDIVLLDLRMPDMSGLEVLQKAKEQKVEIPIVMLTTSNEEQDLVEALRNGAQGYLLKDMEPDELVSALRDIEKGKSVVAHGLTDVLAKMVQGDPIEVKQKETPFSALTPRELEILCLLADGQSNKVIARNLGISDGTVKLHVKAILRKLEVHSRVEAAVIAVEQGLRQKQKKDS